The genome window CACGGTCCGCGTGGACGCGTTCGGGGAGGGGGAGGGGTTGATCGTGGGGCCGGTACCGCGGGCCTCCGGCAAGACGCTCTGATGTCGGCCGCGGGGGTCCGGTGGGGCTTCTCGCGCCGTTCCCCGCGCCCCTGAGAAGCAGGGCCTGCGGCACTTTCAGGGGGCCCCGAATTCTCCCGCGGTCACCGATGTACGCCGGGATCGGGGGTACCCGAAAGGTTCCCGCCCACGCTCGTAGCTGAATCCCCCGGAGGATCCGGCCAAGGGCGACGAACCGCGCGGGGCCGGGGTTGCCACCCCCCGCCCCGCATGGGGGAGGATGGCGGAATCCGTACGAAGGGAAAATCACGGTGAGCATCGACCCGTCCTCGATTCCGAACTTCGGGGGCCAGCCCGAGCCGCAGCCCCAAGGGCCGGCGGGCCCCGTCGTCCCGGATCAGGACCTCGTGAAGCAGCTCCTGGACCAGATGGAGCTGAAGTACGTCGTCGACGACGAGGGTGACCTCGCGGCGCCGTGGGAGGAATTCCGTACGTACTTCATGTTCCGTGGCGAGGGTGACCAGCAGGTCTTCTCGGTGCGCACGTTCTACGACCGTCCGCACCAGATCGACGAGAAGTCGGCCCTGCTGGAGACCATCGACGACTGGAACCGCCGCACCCTGTGGCCCAAGGTCTACAGCCACACCCACGACGACGGCACGGTCCGTCTCATCGGTGAGGCCCAGCTGCTGATCGGCACCGGCGTCAGCCTGGAGCACTTCGTCTCGTCGACGGTCAGCTGGGTGCGCGCCGCCATCGAGTTCGACAAGTGGCTCGTCGAGCAGCTCGGCCTGGCCGAGGACGTCGACGAGGCCGAGAAGCCCAAGGACGACAAGGGCGACGAGGGCGACGAAGGCACCACGGGTACGGGTGCCAAGGGCGACGAGTAGCCGCCCCCGTACCCCCCCGGCACCCTCGCACCGCCTCCGTGGCCACCGGCGGTCATCCGCCCCCGGTGGCCACGCCGAGCGGTGTCAGAACGCCGACTTCAGGCGCTTCGCCGCCTCCTCCAGCACCTCCGCGCGCTTGCAGAACGCGAACCGTACGAACGGCGCGCCCGCCTCGCGGTGGTCGTAGAAGACCGCGTTCGGGATGGCCACCACGCCCGCGCGCTCGGGCAGGGCGCGGCAGAAGGCGAAGCCGTCGCTCTCTCCGAGGGGGCGGATATCGGTGGTGATGAAGTACGTGCCGGCGGGGCGGAAGACCTCGAAGCCCGCGTCCGCGAGGGCCGCCGCCAGCAGGTCGCGCTTGGCGCGCATGTCGGCTCGGAACTCGTCGAAGTACGAGTCGGGCAAACGCAGGGCCTCGGCCACGGCGTACTGGAAGGGCCCGGAGGCGACATACGTCAGGAACTGCTTGGCCGAGCGGACGGTGGCCACCAGCTTCGGGGCCGCTGTAACCCAGGCCACTCCGTGTTCACGCACCTGTTCGTGTGCTGCGCGGGTCAGGTTGCGAGAAGGGTGCTGTGCCCGACCCCCGAGGCCCGTCAGCTTTCGTAGTGGTAGCGGCACTGTGCGATCAGGACGCCGTCCTCGGTTGCCTTGTAGATCAGCCGGTGCTCGTCGTTGATGCGGCGCGACCAGTAGCCCTGGAAGCCGTGCTTGAGCGGTTCCGGTTTGCCGATGCCCTCGTTGCCGTTCCGCGTGATGTCCGCGATGAGCGTGTTGATGCGCTTAAGGATCTTCCGGTCCTGAAGCTGCCACCACAGGTAGTCCTCCCAGGCGCGGGAAGAGAAGGTGATCTTCAACTCGCGGCACCTATTCGTCGGTCGCCAGCTCACGCACGGTGCCGCCGCCGCTTTCCAGCTCGTCGATGGACGCGAGCAGGCGCCGGGCGTTGGCCGGACTGCGCAGCAGATACGCCGTCTCCTTCAGGGACTCGTAGTCCTCAAGGGAGACGATGACGACCGGCTCATGTCCGGCCCGGGTGATGACGACCTCTTCGCGGTCGTCGGTGACGGAGTTGAGCACCTCGGCGTACCGCGCACGCGACTCCGAATACGTCATGGTCTTCACAGTCGACCCTCCTTTCACGTACAGAAAATTGTACGTCCGTCCCTGTCGGTGCGGCAAGCGCCGAAATGACGGCCCGCGGCGCGAAAGCGCCGACCGGGCGAGGCGCGGCCGTCGCGTCGACAAGTCCCGCAGGGGGGGCGGTCAGTGCGCGAATGCCTTGCGGAGCCGTTCCGCCGCGTCTGTCAGCACCTCGGTGCGCTTGCAGAACGCGAACCGCACGAACGGGGCGCCGGCCTCGCGGTGGTCGTAGAAGACCGCGTTCGGGATGGCGACGACGCCCGCGCGCTCGGGCAGCGAACGGCAGAAGGCGAAGCCGTCGCTCTCTCCGAGGGGGCGGATATCGGTGGTGATGAAGTACGTGCCCGCCGACCGGAACACCTCGAAGCCCGCCTCCGTGAGCCCGGTGGCGAGCAGATCCCGCTTCGCCCGCATACCCGCGCGGAACTCCTCGAAGTACGTGTCCGGCAGCGCGAGCGCCTCGGCGACGGCGTACTGGAACGGCCCCGATGACACGTACGTCAGGAACTGCTTGGCGGAACGGACGGCGGTCACCAGTTCCGCGGTTCCGGTAACCCAGCCCACCTTCCACCCGGTGAACGAGAACGTCTTGCCCGCCGACCCGATGGTCACGGTCCGCTCCCGCATCCCGGGGAAGGCCGCCAGCGGCAGATGCTCGGCGTCGTCGAAGACCAGGTGCTCGTACACCTCGTCCGTCACCACCAGCAGATCCCGCTCCACCGCCAGCTCGGCGATCGCCGTCAGCTCCGCACGGGTGAGGACCGTGCCGGTGGGGTTGTGCGGGGTGTTGATCAGCAGCAGCCGCGTCCGGTCGGTGACCGCGTCCCGCAGCTCGTCGAGGTCCAGCCGGAAACGCCGGTCCGTGACTCCCTCGCCGGTCTCCTCGGACGGCCGCAGCGTCACCGGTACGCGCGTCCCGCCCGCCATGGCGATGCAGGCCGCGTACGAGTCGTAGTACGGCTCCAGGGCGACCACCTCGTCGCCGGGCTCCAGCAGACCGAGCAGGGCCGCCGCGATGGCCTCCGTGGCGCCCGCCGTGACCAGTACCTCCGTGTCCGGGTCGAACGTCAGCCCGTACCGCCGTCGCTGGTGCTCGACGATCGCGGCGCGCAGCTCGGGGACGCCAGGACCCGGCGGGTACTGGTTGCCCCGGCCGTCCCGCAGCGCCCGTACGGCGGCCTCGCGGATCTCCTCGGGGCCGTCGGTGTCGGGGAAGCCCTGGCCCAGGTTGATCGATCCGGTCTTCAGGGCGAGCGCCGACATCTCGGCGAAGATCGTCGTCCCGAACTCGGCGAGCCGCCGGTTGAGCGGAGGACGCGGGGTCCGAGGGGGCTGGGCGGGGCTTGCGCTGGAGGTCATGGCCGTCATCCTGCGCCGAACCTCTGGACTTCCTCAACTCCGCTTTGAGCGGTGAGACGGCAGGGGATCACCACGTCACGCACGGCCCACGGGGGGTCTGCACGGGGGAACGAGAGGCAGGTGCCGCCATGGAGTTCTTCTTCATCCTGATGGGTGCGGTCGCCCTGATCAGCATCGTCTGGGGGCTCGGCCGCGGCTCGCGGCGGGGCCGCAGGCGCTCGCACAGCTGGTGGGCGGAGAGCGGGTCGTCGCACCGGAGCGGCGGATGGTGGTCCTGCGGCGGGGGCTCGTCCTGTGGCGGCGGTTCCTCCTGCGGAGGAGGCGGCGGAGGCGGCGGCGGGGGCGGCGGCGGGGGCGGGTGCGGCGGCGGAAGCTGACCGCGCGAGACGCAGGCTCTGGACTTGCTCAATTCTGCTTTGAGCGGTCCGCGGCGGGGGCATCCCCGCGACACGCAGTGAGCGAGGCACCCACGGGGGGCGCTTCGGGGGACACAGGCGCGGAAGAGAAGAGGGGAGGCGGGCCATGACAGAGATCGTCGTCATCGGGGTGCTCGTCGTTGTCGGACTGGTCATCGTCGCCGCGGTCGTCAGGAACTCCCGGCGTCGGGGACGGCGGGGCAGCTGGTGGGCGGGCGGCGGAGGTTCGTCCGGGGCCGGCGGATCGTGCGGGAGCGGGTCGTCGTGCGGCGGCGGATCCTCCTGTGGTGGTGGTGGCTGCGGCGGCGGGAGCTGACCGTCCGCCGTGGCGCTCCGCGCACCGGTGGCAGGGCACTCCGCATCGGCGAGCGCATGCGCGACAGGCAGGTTCCGGACTTGCTCGAATCGGCTTTGAGCGGTCCGCGGCGGGGGCATCCCCGCGACACGTAGGTGAGCGAGGCGCCCACGGGGGGTCGCTTCGGGGGACTCGGAGAAAGAGGGGAGGGTGGCGCCATGAACGTACCCGTGTTGATCGGCATCATCCTGGTGGCGGTCGTCGGTCTCACGACGGTGGTCGGTGTCATCAGCAACCACAGGAGGAACGCGGTGCGGACGGCCGCACGCCGCCGCTCGTCGGGAGGCCGCGGCAGCGGCGGCAGCGCGCACCGGAGCAACCGGGGCAGCAGCGCCTCCGACAACAGCGGTTCCGAAAGCAGCTGGTGGGCGCTCGGGGCGACGGCCGGGATCGGGGACAGCGGCTCGTCCTCCTCGTCGAACGACGACCGGGGTCCGTCGTCCGGGGGCGGCGGCTCGTCCTGCGGCAGCGGCGGCTCCTCGTCGTGCGGCAGCAGCAGTGGTTCGTCCTGCGGGGGCGGGTCCTCCTGCGGAGGCGGCGGGGGCGGATGCGGTGGAGGCAGCTGACACGGGGCAGCTGAGCTTCACGACACGAGCGCCCGCCGGGAAGCCCGACTTCCCGGCGGGCGCTCGCGTGTGTACTGCTCCTCGGATCGGGCAGGCGCACAGGTGTGGCTTCTGTTCACGCCTGAGTACGCCGGGTAGGCCCGGTTGTCCGGTGAGCGCTCCCCGGAGTCCGCGCGCCTGGTTCGACGGGCGCGTGGGGAGTGTGTCGCCCGACGGGGCGTACGCCCGGTTGAACAGTTGAGCTGGGCTGCCCTCGGGGGGATGGAAAGCACGTCAAGTTGGGTAAAAACGCTGTGGTGGCGCCACAGTTCATGATTCCCTATAAATCGCCAACGCAGCCCCCGGACGTCCCTCCCGGCAGGCCTGACACGGCTGACCGGACCGACTGGGACGTCGTCCTCACCCGACCTGGCTGACCGGGCCCCATCTCCCGGTGCCGACCGGGGTGCGCCGGACCCACTCCTCTTCTCTTTGCGTCGCTGCGGAGCCGACCCATGCTCACGACCCTGAACACCGCCTACACCGACACGCGCGCGGCAGACCTCGCCTGGGCCCTGGGGCGTGAACCGCTGCCCGCGCTCGCCACGCTCGACCTCGAACTCACGGGTGCGAAGCTGCAGTTGAGACTGCTCGGCGCGTCCCACCAGGTACTCCTGGAGGAGGAGCAGGGCAGCCACTGTTCGGAGACGGTCGCCTGCATCCCCGGGTCCAGCACGCCCCTGCCGCTCGGCGTCGCCAAACGCGTGGGCGACTGGGAGTACGAATTCGCCGCTCGCGTCGAGGTCCTGTCCCCCGGGTCCTTCGCCGGCCGCGCCCAGGAACTGCTGGCCCTCGTCTCCGACCACCCCCATGGTCTGGCCGGCGTCTTCCCCGGCAGCCCGCACGCCTTCACGGCGATGCTCGCGCAGCGGCACGAGGGGCAGGTGCACTGGCGCACCTGGCACGCGTACCCCCAGGACGGACAACTGGTCGCCACGAGAACGAGGGTGGGGGTGAGGGTGGCGGTGACGTTGTGAGGGGTGCCTAGTAGCTCGGGGGTTCGGGTGCGTCGGCGGGTGCGGGTGAGTGGGGGTTTCTCGCGCGGTTCCCCGCGCCCCTGAAAAGCAGGGGCTGCGCCCCTTGCTTTTCAACCCGCCGCAGACCGCCTCTCAGGGCCGAGGGGGCCTGGTCTTTCAGGGGCGCGGGGAACTGCGCGGCCAGCCCCCACCGGACCCGCACCCGCCGACGCACCCGAACCCCCGAGCTATTAGGCACCCCGCTCCCGGCGCAGCGTCGCAGACCACCCGTGTGGGTGACCCAACGGAGCGTGACCGTGACGGTAGCGTGCGAGGAGTGATCGAGCCGCACGC of Streptomyces phaeolivaceus contains these proteins:
- a CDS encoding YbjN domain-containing protein, which produces MSIDPSSIPNFGGQPEPQPQGPAGPVVPDQDLVKQLLDQMELKYVVDDEGDLAAPWEEFRTYFMFRGEGDQQVFSVRTFYDRPHQIDEKSALLETIDDWNRRTLWPKVYSHTHDDGTVRLIGEAQLLIGTGVSLEHFVSSTVSWVRAAIEFDKWLVEQLGLAEDVDEAEKPKDDKGDEGDEGTTGTGAKGDE
- a CDS encoding Txe/YoeB family addiction module toxin — protein: MKITFSSRAWEDYLWWQLQDRKILKRINTLIADITRNGNEGIGKPEPLKHGFQGYWSRRINDEHRLIYKATEDGVLIAQCRYHYES
- a CDS encoding type II toxin-antitoxin system Phd/YefM family antitoxin yields the protein MKTMTYSESRARYAEVLNSVTDDREEVVITRAGHEPVVIVSLEDYESLKETAYLLRSPANARRLLASIDELESGGGTVRELATDE
- a CDS encoding pyridoxal phosphate-dependent aminotransferase is translated as MTAMTSSASPAQPPRTPRPPLNRRLAEFGTTIFAEMSALALKTGSINLGQGFPDTDGPEEIREAAVRALRDGRGNQYPPGPGVPELRAAIVEHQRRRYGLTFDPDTEVLVTAGATEAIAAALLGLLEPGDEVVALEPYYDSYAACIAMAGGTRVPVTLRPSEETGEGVTDRRFRLDLDELRDAVTDRTRLLLINTPHNPTGTVLTRAELTAIAELAVERDLLVVTDEVYEHLVFDDAEHLPLAAFPGMRERTVTIGSAGKTFSFTGWKVGWVTGTAELVTAVRSAKQFLTYVSSGPFQYAVAEALALPDTYFEEFRAGMRAKRDLLATGLTEAGFEVFRSAGTYFITTDIRPLGESDGFAFCRSLPERAGVVAIPNAVFYDHREAGAPFVRFAFCKRTEVLTDAAERLRKAFAH
- a CDS encoding DUF2617 family protein, with amino-acid sequence MLTTLNTAYTDTRAADLAWALGREPLPALATLDLELTGAKLQLRLLGASHQVLLEEEQGSHCSETVACIPGSSTPLPLGVAKRVGDWEYEFAARVEVLSPGSFAGRAQELLALVSDHPHGLAGVFPGSPHAFTAMLAQRHEGQVHWRTWHAYPQDGQLVATRTRVGVRVAVTL